A stretch of Mastomys coucha isolate ucsf_1 unplaced genomic scaffold, UCSF_Mcou_1 pScaffold1, whole genome shotgun sequence DNA encodes these proteins:
- the Rcsd1 gene encoding capZ-interacting protein isoform X2, with protein sequence MEERPSETSSNVDSSAQPSVAQLAGRFREQAAVARETPASKPTRRKPPCSLPLFPPKVELGQNGEEKSPSSTSHLPKIKVKSSPLIEKLQANLAFDPAALLPGASPKSPGLKAMVSPFHSPPSTPSSPGIRSHPGEAEEVPVSFDQPPEGTHLPSYNKVRTRGSIKRRPPSRRFRRSQSDCGDFRDYRAVEPSQENGAREENGDDVFSSKNKDPGSPQLNQEAMADGVEGTPRFAEKPRRRNTCNSTEKPEELVGTPEEVNTGEKAGQNPDTASQGRPEVQEPSQTGSPEAETGCGSPQEETAPGEHTDTGKTTAGTASEEKVVDKEDRLGQKSPDANTPEEAAVSEKAPQNSSGKEEGPAIAEQDTKQKEEAPLESSCSPGADSAAGETTNEIQNEKAMSTDDIPTEDTRM encoded by the exons ACACCAGCCAGTAAGCCAACAAGAAGGAAACcgccctgctccctccccctgttcCCCCCCAAGGTAGAGCTGGGCCAGAACGGTGAGGAG AAATCACCATCCAGCACCAGCCACCTGCCTAAAATCAAGGTGAAGAGCTCACCTCTGATCGAGAAGCTTCAG GCCAATTTAGCCTTTGACCCAGCAGCTCTTCTGCCTGGGGCTTCACCCAAAAGTCCTGGGCTCAAGGCCATGGTATCGCCATTTCACAGTCCCCCTTCCACACCCAGTAGCCCTGGTATCCGATCCCACCCAGGTGAGGCAGAAGAGGTGCCCGTGAGCTTTGACCAGCCTCCGGAAGGAACTCACCTGCCCTCTTACAATAAG GTGCGGACTAGGGGCTCTATAAAAAGACGTCCTCCCTCGCGGCGATTCCGAAGGTCTCAGTCGGACTGTGGGGATTTTAGAGATTACAGGGCTGTGGAGCCGTCTCAGGAAAATGGTGccagggaagagaatggggatgACGTGTTTTCTAGCAAGAACAAGGACCCCGGGTCCCCCCAACTCAACCAGGAGGCCATGGCAGACGGGGTGGAGGGAACCCCACGGTTTGCAGAAAAGCCACGGAGGAGGAACACGTGCAACAGCACAGAGAAACCAGAGGAGCTGGTGGGGACCCCAGAGGAGGTGAATACTGGAGAGAAGGCTGGACAGAATCCAGACACAGCTAGTCAGGGACGTCCAGAGGTTCAGGAGCCATCGCAAACCGGCAGCCCAGAGGCTGAGACTGGGTGTGGGAGCCCACAGGAAGAGACAGCCCCGGGAGAGCATACAGACACTGGGAAGACCACCGCAGGGACAGCCTCTGAGGAGAAGGTGGTAGATAAGGAAGACAGGCTCGGACAGAAAAGCCCAGATGCAAATACACCCGAGGAGGCAGCGGTCAGTGAGAAGGCTCCCCAAAATTCTTCTGGAAAAGAAGAAGGTCCCGCTATCGCAGAGCAGGATacaaagcagaaggaggaggcgCCTCTGGAGTCCAGCTGCAGCCCAGGGGCTGACAGTGCTGCAGGAGAGACCACCAATGAGATCCAGAATGAGAAAGCCATGTCCACG GACGACATCCCCACCGAGGATACTCGGATGTGA
- the Rcsd1 gene encoding capZ-interacting protein isoform X4 — protein MEERPSETSSNVDSSAQPSVAQLAGRFREQAAVAREKSPSSTSHLPKIKVKSSPLIEKLQANLAFDPAALLPGASPKSPGLKAMVSPFHSPPSTPSSPGIRSHPGEAEEVPVSFDQPPEGTHLPSYNKVRTRGSIKRRPPSRRFRRSQSDCGDFRDYRAVEPSQENGAREENGDDVFSSKNKDPGSPQLNQEAMADGVEGTPRFAEKPRRRNTCNSTEKPEELVGTPEEVNTGEKAGQNPDTASQGRPEVQEPSQTGSPEAETGCGSPQEETAPGEHTDTGKTTAGTASEEKVVDKEDRLGQKSPDANTPEEAAVSEKAPQNSSGKEEGPAIAEQDTKQKEEAPLESSCSPGADSAAGETTNEIQNEKAMSTDDIPTEDTRM, from the exons AAATCACCATCCAGCACCAGCCACCTGCCTAAAATCAAGGTGAAGAGCTCACCTCTGATCGAGAAGCTTCAG GCCAATTTAGCCTTTGACCCAGCAGCTCTTCTGCCTGGGGCTTCACCCAAAAGTCCTGGGCTCAAGGCCATGGTATCGCCATTTCACAGTCCCCCTTCCACACCCAGTAGCCCTGGTATCCGATCCCACCCAGGTGAGGCAGAAGAGGTGCCCGTGAGCTTTGACCAGCCTCCGGAAGGAACTCACCTGCCCTCTTACAATAAG GTGCGGACTAGGGGCTCTATAAAAAGACGTCCTCCCTCGCGGCGATTCCGAAGGTCTCAGTCGGACTGTGGGGATTTTAGAGATTACAGGGCTGTGGAGCCGTCTCAGGAAAATGGTGccagggaagagaatggggatgACGTGTTTTCTAGCAAGAACAAGGACCCCGGGTCCCCCCAACTCAACCAGGAGGCCATGGCAGACGGGGTGGAGGGAACCCCACGGTTTGCAGAAAAGCCACGGAGGAGGAACACGTGCAACAGCACAGAGAAACCAGAGGAGCTGGTGGGGACCCCAGAGGAGGTGAATACTGGAGAGAAGGCTGGACAGAATCCAGACACAGCTAGTCAGGGACGTCCAGAGGTTCAGGAGCCATCGCAAACCGGCAGCCCAGAGGCTGAGACTGGGTGTGGGAGCCCACAGGAAGAGACAGCCCCGGGAGAGCATACAGACACTGGGAAGACCACCGCAGGGACAGCCTCTGAGGAGAAGGTGGTAGATAAGGAAGACAGGCTCGGACAGAAAAGCCCAGATGCAAATACACCCGAGGAGGCAGCGGTCAGTGAGAAGGCTCCCCAAAATTCTTCTGGAAAAGAAGAAGGTCCCGCTATCGCAGAGCAGGATacaaagcagaaggaggaggcgCCTCTGGAGTCCAGCTGCAGCCCAGGGGCTGACAGTGCTGCAGGAGAGACCACCAATGAGATCCAGAATGAGAAAGCCATGTCCACG GACGACATCCCCACCGAGGATACTCGGATGTGA